The following DNA comes from Anopheles arabiensis isolate DONGOLA chromosome 3, AaraD3, whole genome shotgun sequence.
ctaacgctctctttctttccctcttgCTGGACGAGAGCAGGCGGTGCGAAGATAAGATCCGGTGCCGTCCCTTAGCGATCGTCTTGATTCTCAGTTTTCTTCAAACCCCCCCTTGGTTTGACGCGTTTGGCGCGAACAATACCTGACCAGAGTTCAATCAGGGCGTTTCGCACTTAATTGCTAGGGATTGATCtacgcctttctttttcctttttctttgctcaCCTATCCACACCTGTTGcggcacagagagagaggtacTTAAAATTCTTTCAACCCCtacctccccccaccccctcgcGCCTCAAGCTGGTACCATTGACATAATGTGTTGATAAAAATAGCCCTGCAAGACGTGCAAGTCTTATTAGGATATAAACCATTGTTACAAGTAGTGATCACTTTTAGTGTACAGAAATAGGACAATCAAGAAGGATGCGTTACTTTAAGTCTCGTAAGTAAAACTCCCGTGTGCGTTAAATCATGCTTATGATTTTCGAAGTGGCCACAGTTGCATGATAGCAGGACTTTCGGTACAGCTcacaaaacaacgaaacaccGTTACCATGGAAGGgtgcgatcgatcgattgtcGCCAGCTCAAATCCGATAGGGAGCTGCAGTTTAATCGATCTCGATATTATACAATCGCTCCAGTGCACCGGGTGAGAACAATGTGCAACACCAAACAACGCATAACTGGCCTTAAGTATACCGTGTACAATAAACACAATATCTTCGCACAAGATAATACTAAACAATACAACAgcaaaccaataaaaaaaaacatgtacgaaagcacaccagcagcaaaatAACGTATGGATTAGGTTCAAAGAAAAGATTACGGTACGTGTGCTggcgtggggggggggaggaggactTGAGTTCTGATAAACTTAATCGGTATTACAGTGCCATACGTTGTTATACACTACGCACAATCGTACAGCACTACTAGTACACCTTCCATTCTCTAATCTGGCGATTTATCTTTATAGTACCCGACAGTAAATCAGTAACGACAGCAGGAGCATTTTGATCAAAatctataaaaaatatatagcaTCGAAATCCTCGTTAGCGTATCGTAGCACAAGGTAGCGAAAAGAAAACCAGGCAGAAAACCTATGCGATAAAGGCAACGGGAGGTTTGTAATCTGGCTTCTTTACCCGCTGCGGGCTCATCCTGCACTGCAGTGGCGTGTCAAAAGGTTAGTACACAGGTACCACCACGTACGAGTGGTCAAACCCTGTGTCGTATTGTAGCAAATTCCAGTGATCGCACCAGACCGTGTGCCGGACAGTGTCTAAGGCAGTGTTACCAGTTGTTGTTACTGCAGCTGCACACAGGCTGAACCATGTGCTGCTGTTCGAAGCGATATTCCAACAACGCCAAAAAGCTATGGGCCTTTGGCGGTGTGGTGGCCATCTTTGCGGCGGCCGCCTTTTTCGGCTTCGGTCTGCCCGCCATCATCGATGCCGTCGCGCTGACTGAGTTCCGCGTGAAGGAGGGTGCCCGCGTGTACGAGAACTTCTTCGACGGTGAGGTGCCGATCTTCTTCGACATCTATCTGTTTCACTGGACCAACCCGGAGCAGATCCGGGACCCGAACGTGCGGCCCAACTTTGTGCAGATGGGACCGTACGTCTTTTCCGAGCGCCACGAGCGTGGTATGGTATCGTTCAACGACAACGATACGATCACCTTCAACCAGAAACGCATCTGGCACTACATGCCCGAACTGTCGAATGGTGATTACTTCAACGATCGTGTGACGACGCTGAATCCAGTGCTGGCGGTAAGATATGGAGCCGTGTGCAAGCTGCAGATCTTTGCTGACTAATTGAGCCCCGCCCCCCTTTATATTCTTATCACCACAATCAGACGGTCGGTAAAACGCTGGAAGGTGACCCTTTGCTGCCCCTGCTCGATGGTATCATAATGGCGAACAATCTGGCCGAGTTTCTGTACAAGGATGTGCCCGTACATGAGATGCTGTTCGATGGACATCCGGACATGCTGCTAACGACGTTGCGCGATTTGCTGGGCGCCCTGCCGCCCGGCACTGTGCCCGACATCAGCTTGCCCCCATGGGAAGGGTTTGGATGGTTCGTTGAGCGCAATGAAAGTCTCACGTACGATGGGACATTCCAGATGGGCACGGGCACGGATAATCACATCAACACGGGCGTAATGCGCCAGTGGAACAATGCGCCCCAGGTGCCGAACTATCGCGGAGTCTGCGGGCAGGTGCGCGGCTCGGCGGGTGAAGTGTGGCCACCGATGGGACGCAATCTGGGCGATAACATTCGGCCGCTTAATCTCTTCCTGCCCGATCTGTGCAGTGCGATCACGTTGCGCCATGAGCGCGAGTTTACGGTGCACGGGCTGGATGGTGAGCTGTGGGTCGGCGATGCACGAAACTTTGACAACGGACACACCATCCCGGAAACCGAGTGCCAGTGTACATCGCCCATCGACCAGTGTCCGTTCTATCGGCCCGGTGTGCTCGACGTGTCGGAGTGCAAGTTCGGCGCGCCGCTGGTAGTAAGCTATCCACACTTCTACCTCGCCCATCCCAGTTACCGGACGGCTGTGACGGGAATGGAGCCGGACCGTGCCAAGCACGAGTTCCGCttcgcattgcatccattctCCGGCATCCCAATGGCCGCCAATGGTCGCATTCAGTACAATATGCATCTCAGAGATAATGGCATGGCGTAAGTagtttctgtgtttttgtgtgtgtcattcGCTTTGTGAATGTGTGCTAACTGGTGCACCTTTCCACTGCAGGCTGTTCCGAGACGTGCCAGACGTTATCATTCCCGCATTTTGGATAGAGCAGCGCATGGTACTTACCAAAGATATTGCCGATGATCTGAAGGTACAGTTACTGTCGCACCATTTCAATACTTTGCGGTacattttatcgaaaaacgttcTCATCTTTCCAGCTTATCGAAGACCTTCGATGGGGATTCATCTATACTGCTTTCGCACTGTGCGGTGTGGCCGCTTTGCTGCTGGGACTGTCGCTCTACGCTGCATTCTTCGTGTGGAAAGACTAACACTTAAGCTATATACTGTCGGAACGACAAACCTGACCGAGTGATTCattatatatttgttttatatacTTATTCCtatggttttctttttaacaaataaactCTGGGCTGTGCTCAAGTTTTGGATAAATAGTTTTGGAGTTTTTTCCCGCTTTTTCCGTGGTTATCAATATTTTATCTCGACCTGGATGACCTAAGCGTTTAGTGTAATTTGTATGAAATGACCATCGCATCGCCGTCTAGCCTTCCGGAGGATAAAGTCACTACAAGATAACAGGATGTTTACTTAATCCAGCGTATAAGGAGTCTTTAGGAGAGTTAGAGATTAGAAGGAAAGGGAGAACTTTTTCTCTGGATATAAAATGATCGACTGGCTTCCAGGGTTTTGAGCGACGTTGACTTTAAAATTAGATGACTATGACTTTAACTAGACGACGTTGTTGACTCGTCTATATCTAGAGTTGCTTTAGTTATCACCATTCATTTATATTGTGAATTTAGTGTATCTTGAATCGTGAAACCGGATGAGATCGACTCGAGCCTTAAGGGATTTGAAGTGCTTGAAAATAGCCCGATCTCATTAATTGGACTTTTAACTGCCTTTCAACTATAGTCTAAATCCATGCACCACAGATTACGCTTTAACGGCtgtgacacactgtcgtcctcgTGGACATTGACCGATGGCAAGTCCAGTGGACTGGGATTAAGGGCCCTAGGCAgtaagacgagttgaggctTCCTATACATGGTGagtgaaggggggggggggggggtgtagcTGGCTTCTAGCTTGCTGTTTGGAGATTGAACAGTCTCCTTTAATTGCTGTGGCTGCTCATGGATGGACTGAccgggggaggggagggttCAAGTGATTCGCCAGTCTCGGGATCCTAGTAGTCGGGATCTCGGGATCTACGGAGCCTCCAAAAGTGACGGGGTCCTAGGCGATCGCCTAGTCAGCCTACCGTTAGAGCCGCTGCTAAGGACTGCACGGCAGTCCTTCCTATTGCAATGTGATTCGCCTATCTTCAACTGATCAACGCCTAAGAAGCCTAATAAAATAACTCTCCTCGTGTGGTTAAATACACCCCAAGCGCCAGAGATCAAGCTTAAACGACAGGATaatcaaatatccatagaaagAAACGAAAGTTTCATAGCTTCACTGTTTTGCTCAATATATGGCGTACTCCCCAAGTGCCACACATCCACTAAACGACTTCTAAAtgggttctaaacgactcaagctctcaacctaaacggaatatagaaagacttcgtttagcagacggcaaacgactcatgcattctaaaaatagcaaaaacctGGTGGCGTCATCTGTTAGTGGGATCCAACCAgtggagcttcctcgcttggaggagagctttttcattccctctgtactgttgtaatGTAaatcaccagcactgaagcaagtgagatttgagtaatgatcgttggtgttgatacccacgtatctgaccacccgatcattcatatagatttttgctcggaaagttagaaggttATATAGGtaatgataagatgaaacttgtcgaaacacattacaagaaaaggacagcaatataatgatgagatGTAacacgccatctattgagcaaacaaGTGAAGTGATGGAGCTTTaattttttctatggatatacaattttccagtcgtttaagcttaatatataaatattcctctgcgcttGCCCGCGTTTTATGCCATTaatgcattgctcggtatgcagtattcttatttttggtcacttgtctgcattcatcgtcgaaccagccagatttggtgttgccacgacgtggtcgtatttttgtttttagagcgtttcacctctcgctcgtagtttcatatctattttctggtagtagagaatCGTCTAAAGCGGccttgaattcctgttggacagtaatgtcccttagagagtccgtgttgagccgaggctgtgtgttttctccgctcccattggcgcgggggcggccgattctacaacgtatcactaagccaaccaagtagtgatcggaatcgatattggctcctcgataagttctgacatttaacagactcgactgtcgtcggcggcttaaTAACAAGTGGTCAATCTGGTTGAGAGTGGTGACTCCATCCGGGTGCGTCTATGTAACCTTATGGATTTTCTTGtgcgcaaatttggtacttccaACAACCAAATTGTTCGCTGCGGCCAATCTACTaccatcaaattgttactgaggtgtgggatggcgaatcgatgccttgtgattggaatctcggcatcatctaacccatatacaagaagggagaccgGTTGGACTGctacaactacaggggtattacggtgttgaataccgcctataaaatattctccctgatccttcagaatcgccttgtcccgcacgtcgaagagatagtcggaaactatcaaagagcctatatagtaccagtactcacatacgcctctgaaacttggacactgtccaaatctgacgaaaccctcttagccgcgttcgagaggaagatgctcagaaggatacttggccctgtatgtgtggaagtgttgtgggcagccgtgccgacccctggacttgccgtggcagttgcgctgccaccggtcaacttccaggaggacgacagtgtgtacacgcacactgtcgcacacactaagcagcgcaaagcttagtgtgtgccgagcgccgaaCAGAGTGTATTAGCgtgccgatcgagcaggagctctcggcagggtcGCTTGGTGgggctggtgcgcggccaccgCATTTGTgatttaaacactttattttttattgtttattgtttgtgtcaatatgttttattcattttgtaCGTTGTATAAGTGTTTAAATAAAGTAGTAAACTGCAGAACATAACaagaaggacaatggaggagccgctataatgacgagctgtaggagatgtacggcgacctcactgtcgtaccaccggataagtaagtaagtaagtaatgcACAATACAAAGTTTTCACACACACTAGATCGTTGAATTCCCTCGtcattttaaacattaaaccTAGAGTTCTGCTTGGTAGaggtaagcagtacaaatgctgctacctgatacgcacacatgtttaacgaacacaactattcggGTTGGCTCGGTAAAGGTCGGGTGGGCGCCAGAACGCAAAAGCGTAGACTTTTTCATGAgtttgtatgacttcggctaTTTTGGACCATACGTGTAGGTGCTGACacccgattccgtgttcgcaATCAATTCCATAGCCGATTccaatttcggaaccgatcctggaaccaattccggagccgatccTGGAACTAATTTCGGAGCCGAATCTGAtttcggaattgattccggaaactgGTACCGGAACTACTATCCGGAATTGATCGCAAAAAAATTTGGAGCTGCCGGAATGGATTCTGACGAAAagttcatttttcccatcacaaCTAAGCACCACTGACAGGCTATCCACCCAggaacagatggcgccaccagcttttttaatttgttttttaaatgatcCAGTCGATATTCCCTGCACCCAGCAACAGATGACGCCACCaccttttttcaatttattttttaaattacccAGTCGTTATTCCCTGTTAAACGGAAACCTTTAAGAATTACTTCTAGACTGAGGGCTTGAGTCTTTAACACCCCTGTTGCAAACTATTGCAACAGCACTCTTTCTTTTGCCcgtacccaagcgccacagattaagctcaaacgactgaaaaattgaatatccatagaaaaaaatgaaagctccacagcttcattggtttgatcaatagatggcgtattacaactcatcattatattgctatccttttcttgcaatgtgtttcgacaagtttcatcttatcatgacctatatagccttctgactttccgagcaaaaatctatatgaatggtcgtgcggtcagatacgtgggtatcaacaccaacgaccattactcaaatctcacttgcttcagtgctggtggtttccattggagtttagtatttaaacaatcgtatcgccgttctagttctagtgatgcataacttcaatgcaaaaccatacaacagtacagaggaaatgagaaagctctcctccaagcgaagaagctcaactggttgggtatcccacaaAGAGATGGCGCcatcagcttttttgctatttgtagaatgcatgagtcgtttgccgtctgctaaacgaagtatTTCTATATTCagtttaggtagagtgcttgagtcgcttagaagccgtttagtggtcgtttagtggatttgtgaaACATGGGTAGTAGTAtttggtaataaaaataatgcgttttcttaagcagtctatattattattttattgcgacgctaaaaatcaatcgcttgactCGGGCTACCGCGAAAGAGTGGCCTTTGGTCATTGCCTTAGCCACGACGTTCGGGAGCCTTTGAGCGATCGGGAATATTCGGCTCGATCGGTATCGGATGTTTCCCACGCTATGCGTTTGTACCGCGCTCTGTCGGGAATCACGGCAGATaacaccaaggtggatttaaaaatatcaggtggtggactctagtgcattttgacaattcgtcacttgacgtaaggtccccaggattcaaactttgtttacatttattaaatttgatcatataatttatctaccccattttttgattaaacattctttaaaaatatattttggacttcgcgagttcttatttaacattaaaacatggattaaagtgtgttagtttgtgttattccgtgaatttattctataattcattgtgttttcgacatttttgatggtaataattaagaaagcattattttaaatccaccttggataACATTttatctgatatttttaatccaccttggataACACCGACAGATCGAATCTAacgttaattattattaacaaCCCCCTTTAGACGTCATTTAATGCACTTGTGTCAGTTTGGATATGGAGTTCCTTCCTGCGccaaataatttgaaaaatgccCTCTGGGATTTTTATTTGTCAGCCAGGGGTGCCAAACGTGTGGATCAAAATAGGTGGCACTAACTGATTACAGTTAATTGCAatcagcggcggatctaacggtaggcggactaggcggccgcctggggccccgccgatttaggggccccgtagatcgccattctatagtatgccgtatggacagagtactagcgacaagggcatCCCCTGGAAGGATGGTcgatggggccccgaggctggtgaatcatttgcaccccccccccgtcagcaaaaaaatttagagtttgcgactgatgatcgaagggggccccgacggcatttcaagtttactgttcaatctcccaacagcaagTTTAGAGCCGCTACCACCCCCcaacaacatttaccatttacagagggcctcaactcgtcgttccgcctagggcccccaaTACCCTTGATCCGCCACTGATTGCAATTGATTACTCAACACACAGTGCAGgataaatttacaaaaaataaaaaggatacatttttactttttacagCTATGGCAAGATAACTATTAATCGTTGTGATATATTCGAGGAAAAAGGTTCTTGTAAATagcaatattaaaataaagtttGACATCTCTGACACCGTGGAACGGTTTGACAGGCAACAATATTTATTTCCTTGGACGTTTcgctttgttttcatttgagTGGCGTAGGCAAAGTGGTGGAATCATTGTGTAGCGGGTGAAAATAAAGGTAAATTTTTAGTGTTGCATATTGTGTCCCTTGTTAAATGCAACAGCAATCTCTTTCTTAAACCCATGTGAAAAAGATACCTACCAAGCAATACAATGTATCGATAGGTAAGGCAGTGAAAGTGCACGATGAATAAGCGAGTTCGCACGGAAAGGGTGTGGGCGATTGAAGCCATAGCTTATGAAACCAAATTTAAATCTCCGTTCCAAGCAGGTACAAGCTCTCATTTCTAAGTCGATTTTATAAAAGCACTCCAAATAAATATCAACCAAAGTGCATTTGCTCCTGGTGACgcaaataatcaaaaactGCAGCACTGTGTCTCGCTCAGGTCAAGGCATGTATGGGGCACCGACGCGCAAATACAAACATTGGTTATCAGTGAAACTGTATGCTCTTCACCGTAATCAATTTCTAACAGTAGCCTTCAAACATTCATCCGGCAATGCAAAGCTTCGGTGATACTGCTTGTCTAACGTAGATTGAACCGTATCGGAGACGGCGGCGGAGTGATGCGATCTCGAACTTGCATCACACATCCACACGTAATGTGGCTCTGTGCTTGAGCGCTCAGTTTCTCTAACGCTAAAGTTTTACGTTCCAGCAAGGTCGTTTGCAATGCTGTAACTGCCCGTCTCAACCTGTCCGCGTCCTCTAGAGTCATGCGATGCGATTACCGGTAAAGTAGGCTTCGATGAGTCAGTGGTGTGACGTTCTTCGCGGCGTGGGCACGAAAAGCATTGTGGAAAAGGTTgtaaaagaatttaaaattttaattcaattatcaACCGAAAACATGCGACAAATAGCATAAATGCGATATTGCAACACAAATCCATTTTGTGCTTTGTTCGTTTATTGCTTGAAGGTAAGCAGTAGTACTCTGCGCAGCGCGTAACGTGCTGTACGAAGTAGCAATATGTAATCACATTACATTTTGCATCCCATGACCTAATGAGTATCGTTTGATGCTGAATAAAACGGGTTTTTATCATGTGCAGCAGCGCCACACACTCATGTCGGACAGCTTGAGCTGACACATTTATGATAAAAGTAAGGGTGACTTAGCGATAAGGTACAAAGGAGAGGAAATCGGCACTGAGTGCGATTctttgtttccgttttccgcGTGCGTTTGTGACTCACGATTGCACGAtgaaaagtcatgacataatGACCGTTTTGCACACCGGTTTTGGCAATGGCCTTTCCACTTTCACCAACCATTGTTCATCCATTTCCATCGTTTCATAATATTTATCTTTTCCCCGCAGCACACTGGATGAGCTGATAAGAGGGACAACAGTGCGCGTGACGACACCAAAACCTACCGCCACAAGGACAGCGGCCATAAAATACCAAAGCAATATTGAGGCGTTATAACGCAATCTACCCAAAACAAAGTATTGCCCTCAGCTGCAAACTACAATGTGTTCACCATGTACAGACTTTCAGAAAAAGTTTATATCACTAGGATGTTCGTCCTTTCTAATCTTGCTAGCGATTACACTAGGCGTGCTTTGGCCATCCCTGTCCGAGCAGGTGCTGCACAATGTAAGTTCGCTACTCAACCcaatttgcatactttttctGATTGCGTTCTGTTTTGCCGTTCTACAATCTATAGAAACTGGTCATTAAAAATGGATCGTCGAACTATGACAACTGGATTCGGACACCTATACCCATGTATTTGGAGGTATATTTCTTTAACTGGACTAATCCGGATGACGTAAAGACGAAGAACGGCACAAAGCCACACTTTGTGGAGATGGGACCGTACACGTTTTCCGAGGTTCACGAACGTGTCAACCTAGTCTGGAACGCTAACAGTACGGTAACATATGAGCAGCGCAGGACGTGGCATTTTGTACCGGAGCTATCGAAAGGCACACTGGATGATCAAGTTACAAATTTGAACGTTATCACCTTGGTAAGTAATAAGCAGGTGGAATGTTATTTTCAACCATTTTTGCACATTTAATCATCAAATATAAATTACCCAACGTAATCTATTTGTTTCGTGCCTCTTTCCAGAATGCTGCACATTTTTTACGCAATACATATCCCCTGCTTAGACCACTAATAAATATATTCCTTAAAACGGATGGTTCGTTGCtgtggaaaaacaaaccagtGCGCGAGCTGCTGTTCGAAGGCGTTAAAGATCCACTGCTAGATCTGCTGAAGACTATCAATAGCACATCACTGAACATACCGTTTGATAAGTTTGGCTGGTTTGTTGGGCGTAATCTGAGCGACACGTTTGACGGCACCTTCACGATGAGAACGGGCGCGGATGGGCTGGAAAGCATGGGCTTCCTAACGCAGTGGAACGGTTCACCCAACACCGGCATGTACCGGGGAAAGTGCGGCGAAGTGTACGGTACGTCCGGCGAGCTTTGGCCAGCCTCTAGCAATGTTCCGGCAAACATTACACTCTTCCCATCGGACATTTGCCGTTCCATTACGCTGCAAGGCAGGGAACAAGTTTCGCTGTACAACATACAGGGCACGAAGTACGTTGGCGACGATCGTGTTTTCGACAACGGTGTAAAATACCCCGAGGCTAGCTGCTGGTGCAACTCCAATCCCACCCAATGCCCCGACCTTAAGCCGGGTGTGTTTAATGCTTCCGCCTGCAAATATGGATCGCCAACGTTCGTATCGTTTCCGCACTTTTATCTGGCCGATGAAAGCTACCAAACTGCTGTAACGGGACTGCGGCCAAATCAAACGGAGCACGAGTTTTACATGGCAATCGAGCCATCGACTGGCATTCCGTTGGACGTTCGTGCCCAGCTGCAGATCAATGAGCACTTGCAGCCGATAAAAGGGTTTAGGTATGGTGCACCATGTTAGCCATCGATAATCGTGAATCAGATAAATGTTaacacttgtttttttatatcgaCCATACAGTTTCTACGAGCATGTACCGGACGTAATGGTACCGATGATCTGGTTCCGACAACGTGCAACCCTCACGCAAGAGCTGGCAGAACAGGCGAAGGTAaggtgtttttggttttgcgtgACTTAGTTTGCTGTCTTAATATCCACATTGAATTATTTGTCACAGCTTGCACTGGCACTACCGTCGCTCGGCATCTACGTGGCGGTCTTCTTTGGCTCTATCGGTATTATCATGACGTCCGTATTCCTATTCTGCAGTATCAAAAAATGGTCCCAAAGCGCAGAGGTAGTTCCGTACGAAGAGCTACAAAATTAACGTGTTAAAAGCATcgacgcaaacaaaaaatatccaGCAAAAGTGCCTTAAAGTGATAAACCAATTGGGCAATTCCAAAGAAGATGCGGAAAGatatattttgtttcgttagTAATGCGTGTAATACTCTTTTAATTTGAGCTTCatttttacaacttttttctTGCCTCACTTTTACTCAGTTCTTAAGAagtgccaaaaacaaaagataaaaaatatcCGAATGCACGGATAAATTAgttatttcaattttgtcTGAGTTAGACTAAATACTATTGTGATTGCAGTAGTTTCTATAGGCACTAGCATCTTTATAATTGTACTAAAATTGCTCAATCAAAAGCGTGTTTCGTTACCGATTGGATTCCTTTGCTGCATAATATAGACTGAGAATTACGAGAAATGTAGTAATTTACGATCGAGTTGTACATAAAACCGAtaacaaagagaaaaaatgaattaGAATCTAAAGAATAGACATTCTAATCTGAAGACAGGTTTTGTATATTTACAAAAAGtacataaaatatattttacttGGTgaacgtgtgttttttttattatgtaaAATTAGActctaataaacaaaaaaaagtttaaaacgTAAAAACTGCAtacttttattttgtattaacCCTATTACTATCAATCGGTTATccgtgaaatgaaatgaaatgaaatgaaatccgTGAAGCTTACCCAATTCTTATTATTTCTATATTTTATTGTGCCCTTCACGGAGCACATAAAGAGAGCTTGATTCTGAACTATCATCGGGAAACTGAGTGAAACTGATCCTAAACCCATACCGGTTCTGTTACCGATTCCGAACCTGTAGCAGATCTAGCAATCGCGTATTGCTTTTCGACCAAAAGAGCCAAATCCTACAAAAATTGTCCGTAGAGTTCCACATGAAGAGCCAAATAAATAGGCCAAGAgtaaaaatgtgtgaaaaaaaTGTTCTATGAAATACAGTATAACCTCACTGATTGGCTATTTTTTAGTTGGGTTGTTCACTAGTTGGCACCTCAATAGTTGGGTCGTCTCCAACCAATGAGGTTGTGCTTTGGCAGAAAGTAACATCGGCATGGTTGCCATGGAGGCTATTAAGCAAAGCCATTGCGATGAATTTCAGTTGGAATAATTAAGTTTTCagaataaaaattgttttatgctttGCCGATCACAGTAGACTGTAATTGTATGAAGTAATAGTTAGtattaataaaacaatcaGCGAGCTCGGACCTCTTTAGGTTATCGGCGTGGAAAAGCAGAAAGAAGAGGAACGGAATCACGGAAtctcgcagttttctggaatagGCTACGACACTTGGAAGTTTCGCGTTGAGATATATATATGAAAGCTTCGAAAGTATGGGACGCAATAGTGTGGGATATTCTAGCAGCGGTTAGTGAGGTGGCCAAGTTTGAAGAAATGGAGGCAAAGGGCATGTCCCTGCTGGTGAGTTTCATCTCCGAGTAATACTTGCCATGCATTCAAGAGCAGTCCACGGCAAAGGAATTTTAGGAAGCTCTTAAAAATACATTCGCCAAGATGTCCTCGGGAAGGTAGATGGATAGAAGGATCCAGA
Coding sequences within:
- the LOC120903824 gene encoding protein croquemort-like, which gives rise to MCCCSKRYSNNAKKLWAFGGVVAIFAAAAFFGFGLPAIIDAVALTEFRVKEGARVYENFFDGEVPIFFDIYLFHWTNPEQIRDPNVRPNFVQMGPYVFSERHERGMVSFNDNDTITFNQKRIWHYMPELSNGDYFNDRVTTLNPVLATVGKTLEGDPLLPLLDGIIMANNLAEFLYKDVPVHEMLFDGHPDMLLTTLRDLLGALPPGTVPDISLPPWEGFGWFVERNESLTYDGTFQMGTGTDNHINTGVMRQWNNAPQVPNYRGVCGQVRGSAGEVWPPMGRNLGDNIRPLNLFLPDLCSAITLRHEREFTVHGLDGELWVGDARNFDNGHTIPETECQCTSPIDQCPFYRPGVLDVSECKFGAPLVVSYPHFYLAHPSYRTAVTGMEPDRAKHEFRFALHPFSGIPMAANGRIQYNMHLRDNGMALFRDVPDVIIPAFWIEQRMVLTKDIADDLKLIEDLRWGFIYTAFALCGVAALLLGLSLYAAFFVWKD
- the LOC120902609 gene encoding protein croquemort-like — encoded protein: MCSPCTDFQKKFISLGCSSFLILLAITLGVLWPSLSEQVLHNKLVIKNGSSNYDNWIRTPIPMYLEVYFFNWTNPDDVKTKNGTKPHFVEMGPYTFSEVHERVNLVWNANSTVTYEQRRTWHFVPELSKGTLDDQVTNLNVITLNAAHFLRNTYPLLRPLINIFLKTDGSLLWKNKPVRELLFEGVKDPLLDLLKTINSTSLNIPFDKFGWFVGRNLSDTFDGTFTMRTGADGLESMGFLTQWNGSPNTGMYRGKCGEVYGTSGELWPASSNVPANITLFPSDICRSITLQGREQVSLYNIQGTKYVGDDRVFDNGVKYPEASCWCNSNPTQCPDLKPGVFNASACKYGSPTFVSFPHFYLADESYQTAVTGLRPNQTEHEFYMAIEPSTGIPLDVRAQLQINEHLQPIKGFSFYEHVPDVMVPMIWFRQRATLTQELAEQAKLALALPSLGIYVAVFFGSIGIIMTSVFLFCSIKKWSQSAEVVPYEELQN